One segment of Hippopotamus amphibius kiboko isolate mHipAmp2 chromosome 2, mHipAmp2.hap2, whole genome shotgun sequence DNA contains the following:
- the SLC46A2 gene encoding thymic stromal cotransporter homolog: protein MGSETICPWRGPLPHLQVWTWIEPVVATSQLATSLYDAGLLLVVKASFAVGVFSNHSTSPSPRGALEDQEQKAISNFYIIYNLVMGLAPLLSAYGLGWLSDRYHRKISICVPLLGFLLSRLTLLLKVLLDWPVEVLYGAAALTGLCGGFSAFWSGVMALGSLGSSEGRRSLRLIVIDLTLGLAGFCGSMASGHLFKQKVGNAGQGLVLTACSLSCATCALFYSLLVLKVPESKAKPSKAVDTVSGTVGTYVTLDPDQTDRQSVAGHPPPPAKAKPKTPIIALLFAGAIIYDLAVVGAVDVMPLFVLREPLSWNQVQVGYGMASGYSIFITSFLGVLVFSRYLQDTTMVMIGMVSFASGALLLAFAKETYVFYIARAIMLFALIPITTIRSAMSKLIKGSSYGKVFVILQLSLALTGVVTSTVYNKIYQLTMEKFAGTCFALSSFLSFLAIIPIGIVAYKQASWPQHGDVAEK from the exons ATGGGCTCGGAGACCATCTGCCCGTGGAGGGGCCCCCTGCCTCACCTCCAGGTGTGGACCTGGATCGAGCCCGTGGTGGCCACCTCCCAGCTGGCCACCTCCCTGTACGACGCGGGGCTGCTCCTGGTGGTGAAGGCATCCTTTGCAGTCGGGGTTTTCTCCAACCACAGCACCAGCCCGTCGCCTCGGGGGGCTCTAGAGGACCAAGAGCAGAAGGCCATCTCCAACTTCTATATCATCTACAACCTTGTGATGGGCCTGGCGCCCCTGCTGTCGGCCTACGGGCTGGGCTGGCTCAGTGACCGCTACCACCGCAAGATCTCCATCTGCGTGCCGCTGCTGGGCTTCCTGCTCTCCCGCCTCACGCTGCTGCTCAAAGTGCTGCTGGACTGGCCTGTGGAGGTGCTGTACGGGGCGGCGGCGCTGACCGGgctgtgcggtggcttctcggCCTTCTGGTCGGGGGTCATGGCCCTGGGGTCCCTGGGCTCCTCCGAGGGCCGCCGCTCCCTGCGCCTCATCGTGAttgacctgaccctgggcttggcCGGGTTCTGTGGGAGCATGGCCTCTGGGCATCTCTTCAAGCAGAAGGTCGGGAACGCCGGGCAGGGCCTGGTGCTGACCGCCTGCAGCTTGAGCTGTGCCACCTGCGCCCTTTTCTACAGCCTCTTGGTGCTGAAGGTCCCTGAGTCCAAGGCCAAGCCCAGCAAGGCTGTGGATACGGTGTCTGGCACGGTGGGCACCTACGTCACCCTGGATCCTGATCAGACGGACAGGCAGAGTGTGGCGGGGCACCCTCCACCGCCCGCAAAAGCAAAGCCCAAAACTCCCATCATTGCCCTGCTCTTTGCGGGTGCCATCATATATGACCTGGCAGTGGTGGGCGCAGTGGACGTGATGCCCCTTTTTGTGCTGAGGGAGCCTCTGAGTTGGAACCAAGTGCAGGTGGGCTATGGTATGGCTTCAGGGTACAGCATCTTCATCACCAGCTTCCTGGGCGTCCTGGTCTTCTCCCGCTACTTGCAGGACACCACCATGGTCATGATCGGAATGGTCTCCTTTGCGTCGGGAGCCCTCCTCTTGGCTTTTGCGAAAGAGACATACGTGTTCTACATTG CTCGGGCCATCATGCTGTTCGCTCTCATTCCCATCACAACCATCCGATCGGcaatgtccaaactcatcaagggATCCTCGTACG GAAAGGTGTTCGTCATCCTGCAGCTGTCCCTGGCTCTGACCGGGGTGGTGACGTCCACAGTGTACAACAAGATCTATCAGCTCACCATGGAGAAGTTCGCCGGCACCTGCTTTGcactctcctcctttctctccttcctggccATCATCCCGATCGG CATTGTGGCCTACAAGCAAGCCTCGTGGCCGCAGCATGGAGACGTCGCAGAGAAATGA